A genome region from Methanobacterium subterraneum includes the following:
- the atwA gene encoding methyl coenzyme M reductase system, component A2: protein MSFIEIKNITKTFNGVEVLKDLNINVEEGTILGILGKSGSGKSVLINMLRGMKDYKPDEGQIIYNIALCPECLAVEPPSMASTTCKCGSQFESREVDFWSADRYVFAAIRRRISIMLQRTFALYEDETVIDNVLKSIQGHDSEESTYMAIDLLDLAQMTHRITHIARDLSGGEKQRVVLARQLAKEPMVFLADEPTGTLDPTTAEFIHQALIQGIKGQGLSMVITSHWPEVMRDLSDEVIWLDNGEIIQKGDPEKVVESFMEHVPRPKISEEFKTGGPIIELQDVKKHYYSIDRGVVKAVDGVNLSVDEGEIYGVVGLSGAGKTTLSRLLYGLTDPSSGKINVKLGDQWIDMTEKGPFGRGRVKPYLGILHQEYSLYPHRNVLGNLTEAISLELPAEFAQIKALYVLNAVGFNENYAEKILHKYHDELSGGERHRVALAQVLIKEPNVVILDEPTGTMDPITRVQVTDSIRKAREELNQTFLIISHDMDFVLDVCDRASIMRGGKILKTGLPTEVVDELTSSEKNKMLSGNKI from the coding sequence ATGTCTTTCATAGAAATAAAAAACATAACAAAAACATTCAATGGCGTTGAAGTACTGAAAGATTTGAACATCAATGTGGAAGAAGGAACAATTCTTGGAATTCTAGGAAAGAGTGGTTCTGGAAAATCAGTTTTAATAAACATGCTCCGTGGAATGAAGGATTACAAGCCAGATGAGGGCCAAATAATCTATAACATTGCACTGTGTCCTGAGTGTCTTGCTGTGGAACCTCCTTCAATGGCCAGTACAACCTGTAAATGCGGAAGCCAGTTCGAAAGTAGAGAAGTGGATTTCTGGAGTGCAGATCGGTATGTGTTTGCAGCTATCCGGCGACGTATCTCCATAATGTTGCAGAGAACCTTTGCACTGTATGAAGATGAGACTGTGATAGATAATGTCTTGAAATCAATCCAGGGACATGATTCCGAGGAAAGCACCTACATGGCAATTGACCTCCTTGATCTGGCCCAGATGACACATCGAATCACACATATTGCCCGTGACCTTAGTGGTGGGGAGAAACAAAGAGTGGTACTGGCCAGACAGCTGGCCAAGGAGCCCATGGTATTCCTGGCAGACGAACCCACCGGCACCCTTGACCCTACCACCGCCGAATTCATCCATCAGGCACTTATTCAGGGTATTAAGGGTCAGGGCCTGAGTATGGTGATCACATCTCACTGGCCAGAGGTAATGCGGGATCTTTCAGATGAGGTTATCTGGCTGGATAATGGTGAAATTATCCAGAAAGGAGACCCAGAAAAAGTGGTGGAAAGTTTCATGGAACACGTGCCCCGGCCTAAAATAAGTGAAGAATTTAAAACTGGTGGCCCCATAATCGAACTTCAAGATGTGAAGAAACATTATTACTCCATTGATCGAGGTGTGGTTAAGGCTGTGGACGGTGTTAACCTCAGTGTAGATGAAGGAGAGATATATGGAGTGGTAGGTCTTTCCGGAGCCGGGAAAACCACCCTATCACGGCTTTTATATGGTCTGACTGATCCCAGCAGTGGAAAAATAAATGTTAAACTGGGAGATCAATGGATCGACATGACTGAGAAAGGTCCTTTTGGCCGTGGCAGGGTGAAACCATACCTCGGAATTCTCCATCAAGAGTACAGCCTTTACCCCCATCGTAATGTGCTTGGAAACCTGACTGAAGCTATTAGTCTGGAGTTACCAGCTGAATTCGCCCAGATAAAAGCATTGTACGTTTTGAACGCCGTGGGATTCAATGAAAATTATGCAGAAAAAATTCTACATAAATATCATGATGAACTGAGTGGAGGGGAACGACACCGGGTGGCTTTGGCCCAGGTGCTGATTAAAGAACCGAATGTGGTTATCCTGGATGAACCCACCGGTACCATGGATCCCATAACCAGAGTACAAGTTACAGATTCAATTAGAAAAGCTCGTGAAGAACTAAATCAAACCTTCCTCATAATATCTCACG
- a CDS encoding TspO/MBR family protein has protein sequence MEGFNLREIPKLVASVLIVFFSGAIGSLATYPEITTWYAALAKPSWTPPNAWFGPIWSTLYILIGIALFLVWRQGLDRRDVRFAIGIFAVQLVLNVLWSLVFFGLHSIIGGFVIIFLLWITILANMIAFYVISKPAGLLMVPYIIWVSIASYLNYSVLMLN, from the coding sequence ATGGAAGGTTTTAATTTAAGAGAAATTCCCAAATTAGTGGCCTCGGTACTTATAGTTTTCTTTTCTGGCGCAATAGGGAGTTTAGCCACTTATCCAGAGATAACAACCTGGTATGCGGCCCTGGCTAAACCAAGCTGGACTCCTCCCAACGCATGGTTCGGCCCCATATGGTCCACTCTTTACATTCTTATTGGAATTGCCCTTTTCCTGGTTTGGAGACAGGGATTAGATAGGCGTGATGTTCGATTTGCCATTGGGATATTCGCGGTGCAACTAGTATTGAATGTTCTATGGTCTCTGGTGTTCTTTGGATTGCACTCAATAATAGGTGGATTTGTGATTATATTCCTGCTCTGGATAACTATCTTAGCCAACATGATTGCTTTTTATGTTATTTCCAAACCTGCAGGACTCTTAATGGTGCCCTACATAATCTGGGTGAGCATTGCATCCTACCTGAACTATAGTGTGCTCATGTTGAATTAA
- a CDS encoding pyridoxamine 5'-phosphate oxidase family protein — MLLDILKIPSMEKKEYDEFIGKQYVSRIAFKGDYPYIAPFLYVFDGKFIYFLSTKYGKKVELIKSDPQVAVEIEKYSADMAQYRFVTLRGQIKEVTSEVEKIDVKERFVDMIREKDLSPNVLSALGHSPQDQPESILNEDKCNVWKLVNVKEIVALKNS; from the coding sequence ATGCTTTTGGACATTCTTAAAATTCCATCCATGGAAAAAAAGGAATATGATGAATTTATCGGGAAACAATACGTTAGTAGAATTGCTTTTAAAGGGGATTATCCCTATATTGCTCCATTTTTGTATGTTTTTGATGGGAAATTCATCTACTTCCTCAGCACCAAATATGGTAAAAAAGTGGAACTCATCAAGAGTGACCCTCAGGTTGCAGTGGAGATTGAAAAATACAGTGCAGACATGGCACAGTATCGTTTCGTGACACTGCGTGGCCAGATAAAGGAGGTTACCAGTGAAGTGGAAAAAATTGATGTTAAGGAAAGGTTCGTGGATATGATCAGAGAAAAAGATCTCTCACCCAATGTACTGTCTGCCCTGGGACATTCACCCCAAGACCAACCTGAATCCATATTAAATGAAGATAAGTGTAATGTTTGGAAATTAGTGAATGTTAAGGAAATTGTAGCCCTTAAAAACTCTTAA
- a CDS encoding PAS domain S-box protein, which yields MAKILLVEDEMVEAMNLKRSLQAMGYDVMAIASYGEEAIEKANTLKPDIILMDILLKGKMDGITAAQAISKHEIPVIYISALPDDATVNRALISAPYGYLVKPYDIRKLKISIEVALYKKQMENKLKQSQETYYQTIFENTGAATVIIEENKLISLVNMQFTSLTGYSKNEIEGKMEWTEIFSQEDISQMKEYHQLRRVNPDYAPRNYEARIVTRKGAVKPVHLTVAMIPGTEKSMASILDMTELRRSKMAIKESQERFKSIFENAAEAIILFDCQGNIVEFNGKFKETFGFKNGEIIGQNFLHMGSMMGMHNEESRKILNDLISGNELKQVEWIL from the coding sequence TTGGCAAAGATTCTCCTGGTAGAAGATGAAATGGTGGAGGCTATGAATTTAAAGAGAAGCCTCCAGGCTATGGGCTATGATGTGATGGCTATTGCATCTTATGGTGAAGAAGCGATTGAAAAAGCCAACACATTAAAACCGGACATTATACTTATGGATATTCTTCTTAAGGGTAAAATGGATGGTATTACTGCTGCTCAAGCTATTTCAAAACATGAAATACCAGTTATATACATTTCAGCACTTCCAGATGATGCCACTGTTAACCGGGCCCTTATCAGCGCACCTTATGGGTACTTGGTAAAACCCTACGACATTCGCAAATTAAAAATATCCATTGAAGTGGCTCTTTACAAGAAACAAATGGAAAATAAACTTAAACAATCCCAGGAAACTTATTATCAAACTATTTTTGAAAATACTGGTGCAGCAACAGTTATAATCGAAGAGAATAAGTTGATTTCCCTGGTGAATATGCAATTTACATCATTAACTGGGTATTCCAAGAATGAGATTGAGGGTAAAATGGAGTGGACTGAAATTTTTTCCCAGGAAGACATTTCCCAGATGAAAGAGTACCACCAGTTACGTAGAGTAAATCCGGACTATGCTCCTCGAAATTATGAAGCAAGAATTGTTACTCGTAAAGGTGCTGTTAAGCCTGTTCATCTAACTGTGGCCATGATCCCTGGCACCGAAAAGAGTATGGCCTCTATTTTAGACATGACTGAACTACGAAGATCTAAAATGGCGATTAAAGAATCTCAAGAAAGGTTTAAAAGTATTTTTGAAAACGCAGCAGAGGCTATAATTCTTTTTGACTGCCAAGGAAACATTGTAGAATTCAATGGGAAGTTTAAAGAGACTTTCGGGTTTAAAAATGGGGAAATTATTGGCCAAAACTTTTTGCATATGGGATCCATGATGGGGATGCACAATGAAGAATCCCGGAAGATTCTAAATGATCTGATCTCTGGAAATGAATTAAAACAAGTTGAATGGATCTTATAA
- a CDS encoding ATP-binding cassette domain-containing protein has product MEYIIQTHNISKKYDDFTAVNGVNLNVPKNSVYGVLGPNGAGKTTLISMLCTILHPTSGSATVNGYDVTKHPKEVRESIGIVFQSRALDDMLTGREHLQMHASLYGVPKDIRQSRIDEILDLIALGKKADEFVKTYSGGMKRRLEIGRGLIHHPKVLFLDEPTLGLDPQTRESIWEYIKDLNQNQDVSVLMTTHYMEEADKLCDEVAIINQGQIITSNSPQNLKRELKADTITMHVDNIKKFTEEVEKLDFVRETFVMDSEIKLMVERGENLVAELVNFANEHKIFVYSIELEHPNLEDVFLKYTGRTIQGEGG; this is encoded by the coding sequence ATGGAATACATCATCCAAACCCATAATATATCTAAAAAATATGATGATTTCACCGCAGTTAACGGAGTGAATCTTAATGTGCCTAAAAATAGTGTTTACGGAGTTTTAGGGCCGAATGGGGCGGGTAAAACCACATTAATCTCTATGCTATGCACCATACTGCATCCCACCAGTGGATCAGCCACTGTTAATGGTTATGATGTCACTAAACATCCTAAAGAGGTCCGAGAGTCCATTGGAATAGTTTTCCAGTCCCGGGCACTGGATGACATGCTCACAGGTCGTGAACACCTCCAGATGCATGCTTCACTCTATGGTGTGCCCAAGGATATTCGCCAGAGTCGTATTGATGAAATACTGGATCTTATTGCCCTGGGTAAGAAGGCGGATGAATTCGTTAAAACCTACTCCGGAGGGATGAAACGTCGACTGGAAATTGGAAGGGGGCTTATACATCATCCTAAGGTTCTTTTCCTGGATGAACCCACCCTGGGTTTGGATCCACAGACCCGGGAAAGTATTTGGGAGTATATTAAGGATTTAAACCAGAATCAGGATGTTTCAGTCCTTATGACCACGCATTACATGGAAGAGGCGGATAAACTCTGTGATGAGGTGGCCATCATCAACCAGGGACAGATCATAACTTCAAATTCACCTCAAAACTTGAAAAGGGAGTTAAAAGCAGACACCATCACCATGCATGTGGATAATATTAAGAAGTTCACGGAAGAAGTAGAGAAACTGGATTTTGTCAGAGAAACCTTTGTGATGGACTCTGAGATTAAGTTAATGGTAGAGCGGGGTGAAAATTTGGTGGCGGAGCTGGTGAATTTTGCCAATGAACATAAAATCTTCGTATACTCTATAGAACTGGAACATCCTAACCTGGAGGATGTGTTTCTTAAGTACACGGGTAGAACCATTCAGGGGGAGGGGGGATAG
- a CDS encoding DUF134 domain-containing protein: MARPRRFRRISEEPQIRCFKPEREDLESIEPIEILIDEFEAIRLRDYHDIQQKRSAEIMGVSQPTFHRILSSARKKIANALINGNSIIIAGKDQLFRYKCNDCKFQWQNPRKEYKNCPDCRSANIITIEDYQETEESLLHRKSYGGRGIGAGPPTVCKCPHCGYESPKTIKVPCSNTKCPKCETPLCGT, translated from the coding sequence ATGGCAAGGCCCCGGAGATTTAGAAGAATTTCAGAAGAACCACAAATACGATGTTTTAAACCAGAAAGAGAAGATTTAGAATCTATTGAACCTATTGAAATATTAATTGATGAATTTGAAGCAATCAGATTAAGAGACTATCATGATATCCAACAAAAAAGATCTGCTGAAATAATGGGGGTTTCACAACCCACATTTCATCGCATATTAAGCTCCGCCCGGAAAAAAATAGCCAATGCACTGATTAACGGTAATTCTATAATCATAGCCGGGAAAGACCAGCTATTCAGATACAAATGCAATGATTGCAAATTCCAATGGCAAAACCCCCGTAAAGAGTATAAAAACTGTCCAGACTGCAGATCTGCCAATATAATCACCATCGAAGATTATCAAGAAACCGAAGAATCACTTTTACATCGAAAGTCTTATGGTGGTAGGGGAATCGGAGCAGGACCTCCAACAGTTTGCAAATGTCCCCATTGTGGTTATGAATCTCCTAAGACAATAAAAGTGCCATGTAGCAATACAAAATGTCCTAAATGCGAAACTCCCCTCTGTGGAACTTGA
- a CDS encoding MBL fold metallo-hydrolase, with translation MVKLIKSAGIAHHSYFIGASGRAIVVDPRRDVEVYLDLAESWGLDITHIFETHRNEDYIIGSVELAHTTGAEIFHGENLDFAYGNPVKDGDKFQFGNIELEVLDTPGHTLESISLVLRDLSVSEDAQMAFTGDVIFAGETGRVDFYGVDRRPEMAGLLYDSLFNKILPLGDQTVLCPAHGAGSVCGADIREHDYTTVGYEKKTNHQLQVSREKFIQLKTAEELYTPPYFQKMEFYNQNGVQILGRLPYINALNPRILKNMMKDRLCILDIRKPTSFAGGHINGSLNIWREGVPAFAGWFLNYQDPIVLVDDHDHRMDEVRQSLVRLGFDNIYGYLAGGFPSWYLHAEHLDTLNLWSVHQLKEELGGDFFLLDVRKLEDHTEGYIEGSHHIYVGELPEKIGEIPQDVPVVVYCDSGYKSTTACSYLKKCGYTDLTSVLGSMTAWTNAGYPVVNE, from the coding sequence ATGGTTAAACTGATTAAATCAGCGGGAATAGCCCATCACTCTTATTTTATTGGAGCCAGTGGTCGGGCAATTGTGGTTGATCCCCGTAGGGATGTGGAGGTTTATCTGGATCTTGCAGAATCATGGGGGCTGGATATTACCCACATCTTTGAAACCCACCGTAACGAGGACTACATTATTGGTTCGGTGGAACTGGCTCATACCACTGGGGCGGAAATATTTCACGGTGAAAACCTGGATTTTGCCTACGGTAACCCGGTGAAGGATGGAGATAAGTTTCAGTTTGGTAACATAGAACTGGAAGTTCTTGATACTCCTGGACACACTTTAGAAAGCATATCCCTGGTTTTAAGAGACCTAAGTGTGTCGGAAGATGCCCAGATGGCATTTACCGGGGATGTGATCTTTGCCGGAGAGACAGGGCGAGTTGATTTTTACGGAGTTGATCGACGTCCAGAGATGGCAGGATTGTTATACGATAGCTTGTTTAACAAGATTCTCCCATTGGGTGATCAGACTGTTCTTTGCCCAGCTCATGGTGCGGGTTCAGTTTGTGGGGCGGATATACGGGAACATGATTACACCACTGTGGGTTATGAGAAGAAAACCAATCACCAACTACAGGTCAGTAGGGAAAAGTTTATCCAGCTTAAAACTGCTGAAGAACTATACACACCACCCTATTTCCAGAAAATGGAATTTTATAACCAAAATGGAGTGCAAATATTAGGCAGACTTCCCTATATTAATGCTTTAAATCCTAGGATCTTGAAGAACATGATGAAAGACCGACTTTGTATCCTGGATATCAGGAAACCCACCAGTTTTGCAGGGGGACATATAAATGGTAGTCTGAACATCTGGAGGGAGGGTGTTCCTGCCTTTGCGGGATGGTTCTTGAACTACCAAGACCCCATTGTGTTGGTTGATGACCATGACCACCGAATGGATGAGGTTCGCCAATCACTGGTCAGACTGGGTTTTGATAACATTTATGGTTATCTGGCAGGGGGTTTTCCCAGCTGGTATCTCCATGCAGAGCATCTAGACACTCTAAATCTGTGGAGTGTTCACCAATTAAAAGAGGAACTGGGAGGGGATTTCTTCCTACTGGATGTGCGTAAACTAGAAGACCACACTGAAGGTTACATTGAGGGGTCCCATCATATCTATGTAGGGGAATTACCAGAGAAAATTGGGGAAATACCCCAAGATGTTCCAGTGGTTGTCTACTGTGATTCAGGTTACAAATCCACCACTGCATGTAGTTATCTTAAAAAATGTGGTTACACTGATTTAACCAGCGTTCTGGGGAGTATGACTGCCTGGACTAATGCAGGTTACCCTGTGGTTAATGAATGA
- a CDS encoding sensor histidine kinase, whose translation MEDITELKNVENSLKYSLKEKEVLLREIHHRVKNNLQIISSLLSLQRLQVEDPQTADILWECQGRVRAMAMIHENIYQSQDIGRINFKNYVEMLLYDIFNLYRVNKKSVILEMRIKGVKMGIETAMPCGLVINELATNSIKHAFPQGKGIIKIELKTDDDAHILIIEDDGIGLPENLDPQKSKKLGLMVVNTLVNQLNGEMEIDRTNGTKFIIKFSELPYN comes from the coding sequence ATGGAAGACATCACAGAACTTAAAAATGTTGAAAATAGTCTTAAATATTCTTTAAAAGAGAAAGAAGTTTTGTTAAGGGAAATCCATCATCGGGTTAAGAACAATTTGCAGATCATATCCAGTCTTCTGAGCTTACAACGCCTTCAGGTGGAAGATCCACAAACTGCAGATATACTCTGGGAATGTCAGGGGAGGGTCAGGGCCATGGCCATGATCCATGAAAACATATACCAATCACAGGATATTGGACGTATAAACTTTAAAAACTATGTGGAAATGTTGTTATATGACATTTTCAACCTTTATCGTGTGAATAAGAAATCTGTTATCCTGGAAATGCGGATAAAAGGCGTGAAGATGGGTATCGAGACTGCTATGCCCTGTGGTCTGGTAATCAATGAACTGGCAACCAATAGCATCAAACATGCTTTTCCACAGGGAAAGGGTATCATAAAAATTGAATTAAAAACCGATGATGATGCTCATATACTAATCATTGAGGATGATGGAATCGGTTTACCGGAAAATCTGGATCCCCAAAAATCCAAAAAACTCGGTTTGATGGTTGTTAATACATTAGTAAATCAATTAAACGGTGAAATGGAAATTGATAGGACTAATGGCACTAAATTCATCATTAAATTCAGTGAATTGCCCTATAATTGA